One segment of Monomorium pharaonis isolate MP-MQ-018 chromosome 6, ASM1337386v2, whole genome shotgun sequence DNA contains the following:
- the LOC105828721 gene encoding alpha-catulin isoform X3, whose amino-acid sequence MATPDPVDPATLEIKTRSIEQTLLPLVKQISTLISHRERPLCSDRSLRAVARVGQAVNLAVERFVTVGETIADDNPAIKQDMYEACKEARVAGSAIEKLCECALEDSLADRGSVVRAARCLLGSVTKVLLLADVVVVNQLLHAKDKVARSLGRLESVSNFTEFVKAFSQFGGEMVELAHLTGDRQNDLKDERRRAQMAAARQVLERSTMMLLTSSKTCLRHPECPSAKENRDTVFCQMRRAMDLIHFVVKDGVLDCSESQSYSNSQSPEQQDWDSSTVCSALKSFERLVETTRMTLLGPGCRETLTKALETVVERTQDFTDSAYTSHEHRENILLLCDRAKLELNTLLRIGNSMNYVFRQNYEGGGGSPSSEMEQAVMGVLRATRDLRQQLCATTMEQAGDLGQVTKAGQELVSTIRNLALANDIDRLQESNDRFHEYIEHILEVCKLLRHVALSESLQVSAKFTEINLRIYGPQVVTAAHTLARYPNSKIAKENLEVFADMWQWIMTDVTTVAKDVLELSQNRPEKQVYMSLPRPGKHGTTSKPLKPVRLDSEEQAKIAKAGLEMKLITSEMDAETEKWQESGSALEENNDIVKRAKNMSSMAFSMYQFTRGEGALKTTQDLFTQAEYFAEEANRLYKVVRQFSYQVPGGPHKKELLENLDRVPTYVQQLQFTVKNPTVGKAATFTKVDNVIQETKNLMNVISKVVTTCFVCATKYNLDFRGLSARGAGGSPYRGGEGGGADGDGGGVGVDGSKTGSAPGSDPSV is encoded by the exons ATTTCCACGTTAATCTCACATAGAGAACGACCGCTATGCTCGGACCGGAGTCTACGAGCGGTCGCCAGAGTCGGCCAGGCAGTAAATTTGGCCGTCGAGAGATTCGTGACTGTCGGCGAAACTATCGCGGACGACAACCCGGCAATCAAACAAGACATGTACGAGGCGTGCAAAGAAGCGAGAGTTGCGG GCTCGGCAATCGAGAAATTATGCGAATGTGCCTTGGAAGACAGCTTGGCTGACCGAGGTTCCGTCGTAAGGGCTGCCAGATGTCTCCTAGGCTCGGTGACGAAAGTCCTCCTCCTGGCAGACGTCGTCGTGGTCAATCAATTGCTTCACGCCAAGGATAAGGTCGCCCGTAGTCTCGGGCGCCTCGAAAGTGTCTCGAATTTCACGGAATTCGTCAAGGCGTTCAGCCAATTTGGAGGAGAGATGGTTGAGTTGGCGCATTTAACGGGTGATCGTCAG AATGATCTCAAAGACGAGAGGCGACGTGCGCAGATGGCAGCGGCTCGACAAGTGCTCGAGAGAAGTACCATGATGCTGCTCACATCCAGCAAAACATGTCTGAGGCATCCCGAATGTCCATCCGCTAAGGAGAACAGAGACACCGTTTTTTGCCAAATGAGAAGGGCGATGGATCTGATACATTTCGTCGTCAAGGACGGTGTATTAGACTGCAGCGAATCTCAGTCCTACTCGAATTCACAG AGCCCGGAACAACAAGACTGGGATAGCAGTACAGTTTGTTCAGCTTTGAAAAGCTTCGAAAGGCTCGTTGAAACAACGAGGATGACCCTGCTGGGACCGGGTTGTCGCGAAACACTTACAAAGGCGCTCGAAACAGTGGTCGAGAGGACACAAGACTTCACCGACAGCGCCTATACGAGTCACGAGCAtagagaaaatattcttttgctTTGCGATCGCGCGAAACTCGAGCTCAATACACTCTTGCGGATCGGCAATAGTATG AATTATGTGTTCCGTCAGAATTATGAAGGAGGCGGGGGTTCACCTAGCTCGGAAATGGAACAAGCGGTGATGGGTGTGCTACGGGCGACCAGAGACCTTCGCCAACAACTCTGCGCCACGACAATGGAGCAGGCTGGCGATCTTGGCCAAGTGACAAAAGCTGGCCAGGAACTCGTGTCAACGATCAGAAATCTCGCGCTGGCCAATGACATCGACCGTCTACAGGAGAGCAACGACAGGTTCCACGAGTATATCGAACACATTCTCGAA GTGTGCAAACTTCTGAGACACGTTGCGCTTTCGGAATCGTTGCAAGTGTCGGCCAAATTCACGGAGATCAACTTAAGAATATATGGTCCTCAGGTCGTAACGGCCGCGCACACGCTAGCTAGGTATCCCAACAGTAAAATAGCCAAGGAAAATCTCGAAG TATTTGCTGACATGTGGCAGTGGATCATGACTGACGTGACGACAGTAGCGAAAGATGTTTTGGAACTCAGTCAAAACCGACCAGAGAAGCAAGTTTACATGTCTTTGCCGCGGCCAGGG AAACATGGCACGACGAGTAAGCCGTTAAAACCAGTGCGGTTGGACAGCGAGGAACAGGCGAAGATTGCCAAGGCGGGTCTCGAGATGAAGTTGATCACCTCGGAAATGGATGCCGAGACGGAAAAGTGGCAGGAGAGCGGAAGCGCTCTAGAAGAGAACAATGACATCGTGAAACGGGCGAAAAACATGTCATCGATGGCATTTTCGATGTACCAATTCACGCGAGGGGAAGGCGCCCTGAAGACCACCCAAGACCTGTTTACCCAAGCTGAGTATTTCGCCGAGGAGGCAAACAGATTGTACAAGGTTGTGAGACAATTCAGTTATCAG GTACCAGGTGGACCTCATAAGAAAGAACTCCTAGAAAATCTGGATCGAGTGCCGACCTACGTTCAGCAGCTCCAATTCACTGTGAAGAACCCTACGGTTGGCAAGGCCGCCACTTTCACGAAGGTCGATAATGTCATACAAGAAACGAAAAATCTCATGAATGTGATCTCGAAGGTGGTCACAACGTGTTTCGTCTGCGCCACAAAG TACAACCTGGATTTCCGAGGTCTGTCGGCGCGCGGGGCCGGCGGCTCGCCGTACAGGGGCGGAGAGGGCGGGGGAGCTGACGGCGACGGTGGCGGAGTTGGCGTCGACGGCAGCAAGACGGGCTCCGCCCCCGGCAGCGACCCGTCCGTCTGA